The following proteins are encoded in a genomic region of Enterocloster clostridioformis:
- a CDS encoding phage holin family protein — translation MQNVIDKIEWMFAGLGGFLGWFFGGFDGFLYALVVFVVCDYFTGVLAAAIKHELSSEVGFKGIAKKVCIFVLVGIANIIDTQILQNGAAIRTAVVFFYLANEGLSCLENAAVISLPVPEKLKEMLAQLKAEKENKDD, via the coding sequence ATGCAGAATGTGATCGACAAGATTGAATGGATGTTCGCAGGTCTGGGTGGTTTCCTGGGCTGGTTCTTTGGCGGGTTTGACGGCTTCCTGTATGCACTGGTGGTGTTCGTGGTCTGTGACTACTTCACCGGGGTGCTGGCAGCAGCCATCAAGCATGAACTTTCTTCTGAAGTTGGTTTTAAGGGCATCGCCAAGAAGGTGTGCATCTTTGTGCTGGTTGGGATCGCCAACATCATTGACACACAGATCCTCCAGAATGGAGCCGCCATCCGTACAGCGGTGGTGTTTTTCTATTTGGCGAATGAAGGCCTGAGCTGCCTCGAAAACGCAGCCGTTATCAGTCTTCCGGTGCCGGAGAAGCTCAAGGAGATGCTGGCACAGCTGAAGGCAGAAAAAGAGAATAAGGACGATTGA
- a CDS encoding LysM peptidoglycan-binding domain-containing protein, with product MSKKEYPAKLTTGYYRVREVWEDEASQFGAYRLLANAKAKCDENPGSRVFDNDGNVIYPEEAVPDTGADESEEKAVVDDIPEEKPETTAPVEDTPAEKEAEVDENEFPTAEELPATIAYGKLKTLMNIRKKPSLEAEVVAVYKKNALVEVVQFCDGWLKIKCAEAEAGVAYVLNSADTYAFTAGRIYTVVPGDNLWKIADKELGSGSRCADIRVMNGLTSNAIRVGMKLLIP from the coding sequence ATGAGTAAGAAAGAGTATCCCGCAAAACTGACGACCGGTTATTACCGTGTGCGAGAAGTCTGGGAAGATGAGGCATCCCAGTTTGGCGCATACCGTCTGCTTGCGAATGCAAAAGCCAAGTGTGATGAGAACCCCGGCAGCCGTGTGTTCGACAATGACGGTAACGTGATCTATCCGGAAGAGGCTGTACCGGATACTGGCGCAGATGAGAGTGAAGAGAAAGCAGTCGTGGATGATATCCCGGAAGAAAAGCCGGAAACCACAGCCCCTGTGGAAGATACCCCGGCGGAGAAAGAAGCTGAAGTGGATGAGAACGAGTTCCCGACTGCGGAGGAGCTTCCGGCGACCATTGCCTATGGCAAGCTCAAGACCCTCATGAACATCCGCAAGAAGCCGAGTCTGGAGGCGGAGGTCGTAGCGGTCTATAAGAAGAACGCCCTTGTGGAAGTGGTGCAGTTCTGTGATGGCTGGCTGAAGATCAAGTGTGCCGAAGCAGAGGCCGGTGTGGCTTATGTCCTGAACAGTGCGGACACCTATGCGTTCACAGCAGGCAGGATCTATACCGTTGTTCCCGGTGATAATCTCTGGAAGATCGCGGATAAGGAACTGGGGAGCGGCAGCCGCTGCGCAGATATCCGTGTGATGAATGGCCTGACTTCCAACGCCATCCGGGTCGGCATGAAACTGCTGATCCCGTAA
- a CDS encoding glucosaminidase domain-containing protein, giving the protein MGYTNSPLVVYTKLSPNHSGQRTHSIDRITPHCVVGQLSAESICGCFTSTSRQASCNYGIGTDGRVSLCVEEKNRSWCSSSNANDQRAVTIECASDMNEPYAMNSAVYNSLIKLCTDICQRNGKKKLLWLGDKNKTLNYTPAADEMVLTVHRWFAVKSCPGDWLYARLGDLAAKVTAALGGSSSSGMQATSLKNLTEAEAVAKIGPLFTANQKTSGILACVSMAQFILESGYGKSELAQNANNCFGMKTSLSGNSWSGSSWDGKSVYTKKTQEQNADGSMVTITADFRKYACVEDSIADHAAYLLGAMNGNKKRYEGLAGCTDYKKAAQIIKDGGYATSHTYVQNLCNIIERWNLTQYNAAASSTTISGWYRVRKSWQSAASQKGAFRDLAYAKQCADQNPGYFVFDPDGKAVYPEQKSSVPYAVRVSINDLNIRKGPGTNYAKTGYYTGKGVFTIVAESAGAGSTKGWGKLKSGAGWVALDYCTRI; this is encoded by the coding sequence ATGGGATATACCAATAGTCCACTCGTTGTTTACACCAAGCTCTCCCCGAACCATTCCGGGCAGAGGACACACAGCATCGACCGTATCACACCGCATTGTGTGGTCGGCCAGCTTTCTGCGGAGAGCATCTGCGGATGCTTCACCAGCACAAGCCGTCAGGCAAGCTGCAACTACGGCATTGGTACGGACGGTCGTGTGTCGCTTTGTGTCGAGGAAAAGAACCGCAGCTGGTGTTCGTCCAGCAATGCCAATGACCAGAGGGCTGTCACCATCGAATGTGCCAGCGACATGAATGAGCCGTATGCCATGAACAGTGCGGTATATAACTCGCTTATCAAACTCTGTACCGACATCTGTCAGCGTAATGGTAAGAAGAAGCTCCTCTGGCTTGGGGATAAGAACAAAACGCTCAATTACACCCCGGCAGCGGATGAGATGGTACTGACCGTTCACCGCTGGTTTGCCGTTAAGTCGTGTCCAGGAGACTGGCTGTATGCCCGTCTGGGTGATCTGGCCGCAAAAGTAACTGCCGCACTGGGCGGTTCATCCTCATCCGGTATGCAGGCGACTTCGCTGAAGAATCTCACCGAAGCAGAAGCAGTTGCAAAGATTGGTCCGCTGTTTACTGCGAACCAGAAAACCAGTGGCATCCTTGCCTGTGTGTCGATGGCGCAGTTCATTCTGGAGTCCGGATACGGTAAGAGCGAATTGGCGCAGAATGCCAACAACTGCTTTGGCATGAAGACCTCGCTGTCCGGGAACAGCTGGAGCGGCAGCAGTTGGGACGGCAAGTCCGTCTACACCAAGAAAACGCAGGAGCAGAATGCGGATGGCTCGATGGTTACGATTACCGCTGACTTCCGCAAGTACGCTTGTGTGGAGGACTCCATTGCCGACCATGCGGCGTATCTGCTTGGTGCGATGAACGGCAACAAGAAACGCTACGAAGGTCTGGCTGGCTGCACCGATTACAAGAAGGCTGCTCAGATCATCAAGGATGGCGGGTATGCGACCAGTCACACCTATGTGCAGAACCTCTGCAATATCATCGAGCGTTGGAATCTGACACAGTACAATGCCGCCGCTTCCAGCACTACGATTTCCGGCTGGTACCGTGTGCGTAAGAGCTGGCAGAGTGCGGCTTCCCAGAAAGGTGCATTCCGCGACCTTGCCTATGCAAAGCAGTGTGCGGATCAGAATCCGGGCTACTTTGTGTTCGACCCTGATGGCAAGGCAGTCTATCCGGAGCAGAAGTCTTCTGTGCCGTATGCAGTCCGTGTGTCCATCAACGACCTTAATATCCGCAAAGGTCCGGGTACGAACTATGCGAAGACCGGTTATTACACCGGCAAGGGCGTGTTCACCATCGTGGCAGAATCCGCTGGTGCTGGTTCCACGAAAGGTTGGGGCAAGCTGAAATCCGGCGCAGGCTGGGTCGCACTTGATTATTGCACCCGTATCTAA
- a CDS encoding recombinase family protein produces the protein MEEPDIAERLQASRESEFSRLFIPEEPQENKFISTAAFRATKKKVGTLNVAAYIRVSTDMSDQENSYETQEKYFNQLIESNPEWNAVGVYSDYGISGTSKEKRTGFRRLMRHCKDGKIDRIVCKSISRFARNTADFMSALDTLHDCGVTILFEKENLDTADPTSDFILTTLAAIAQEESRSISGNIRLGQKMRFPKGEVPNKIMYGYRYNGKKVTSESGYEYKDIEIVEEEAKVVRRIFNEVVEGKAYTEIARGLNLDKIPAPETDAVRARKRNSKKGQLNSDLQDGWTGGHITRIVRAERYMGAVLIQKKFTPDYLTHEVRDNKGEVPQYFVRNHHPAIIDEELFQKAQEVVKINSELYNRTRFPKKPRAFSQRLICGECGRFFHVTNANNNPIWRCPTSSQTTGKCICHAEKVYEEQVVRAFRKAILERFRLTIKPIHDNVAVADIMSGRFKEQYDNFTPEADSFVSQMIARLESIQKLDFMERDRAFYKKQIAAVHASMESANKKIRLLKSQVDVMQTRLEILGDEMIDPASIEEKKKLIGKLEQDVQKDTDTEQKLTEQLDYMENYWEELESDYERREKAIEWMKNLPAGRDGTVDFLNEVTEEHCKAFILSITIHSPLKFTVHWFDDTKTEVQMDSNIEDYRNTASYYDGHTMRDGSQRKRYVKK, from the coding sequence ATGGAAGAGCCAGACATTGCAGAGCGACTGCAGGCCAGCAGGGAGAGCGAGTTTTCAAGACTCTTCATACCGGAAGAACCACAGGAGAACAAATTTATTTCGACGGCGGCATTCCGCGCTACGAAAAAGAAAGTGGGAACCCTGAATGTGGCGGCTTACATCCGCGTCTCTACGGACATGAGTGATCAGGAAAACTCCTACGAAACGCAGGAAAAATATTTTAACCAGCTGATTGAAAGCAATCCAGAATGGAATGCGGTTGGTGTGTATTCCGATTATGGCATCTCTGGTACTTCCAAGGAAAAGAGAACCGGATTCCGCAGACTGATGCGTCATTGTAAAGACGGGAAAATCGACCGCATTGTTTGTAAGTCCATTTCTCGATTTGCTCGAAACACGGCCGACTTCATGAGTGCACTGGATACCCTGCATGACTGCGGAGTGACGATTCTGTTTGAGAAAGAAAATCTGGATACGGCAGACCCGACCAGCGACTTCATTCTTACGACACTGGCCGCTATTGCGCAGGAAGAAAGCCGCAGCATTTCCGGTAATATCCGGCTGGGTCAGAAGATGCGATTCCCGAAAGGGGAAGTTCCAAACAAGATCATGTATGGATACCGCTACAACGGGAAGAAGGTCACCTCCGAGAGTGGATATGAATATAAGGACATCGAGATTGTGGAGGAAGAAGCTAAGGTCGTCCGGCGCATTTTCAATGAAGTCGTGGAAGGCAAAGCCTATACGGAAATCGCAAGAGGACTGAATCTGGATAAGATTCCTGCTCCGGAAACAGATGCGGTGAGGGCCAGAAAGCGCAATTCCAAGAAAGGACAGCTCAACAGTGACTTACAGGATGGATGGACGGGAGGGCATATTACAAGAATCGTCCGTGCCGAGCGGTACATGGGAGCAGTCCTCATCCAAAAGAAGTTTACTCCGGATTACCTGACCCATGAAGTTCGGGATAACAAAGGGGAAGTCCCACAGTATTTTGTCCGGAACCATCATCCGGCAATCATTGATGAGGAATTGTTTCAGAAAGCGCAGGAGGTCGTAAAGATAAACAGCGAACTGTATAACAGGACAAGATTTCCCAAGAAGCCGAGAGCGTTTTCCCAAAGGCTCATCTGTGGGGAATGCGGTCGGTTCTTCCATGTGACGAATGCGAACAACAATCCGATTTGGAGATGTCCTACGAGCAGCCAGACCACAGGAAAGTGCATCTGCCATGCGGAAAAAGTGTACGAGGAACAGGTTGTCCGCGCATTCCGCAAGGCGATTCTGGAGAGATTCCGGCTGACCATAAAGCCCATCCACGACAATGTGGCTGTGGCAGATATCATGAGCGGCCGCTTCAAAGAGCAGTATGACAATTTCACGCCGGAAGCGGATTCCTTTGTGAGCCAGATGATTGCGAGATTGGAAAGCATCCAGAAGCTGGACTTCATGGAACGTGACCGTGCTTTTTATAAGAAACAGATTGCCGCTGTCCACGCCAGCATGGAAAGTGCCAATAAAAAGATTCGGCTTCTGAAGAGTCAGGTGGATGTGATGCAGACCCGTTTGGAAATTCTCGGAGATGAGATGATTGATCCCGCGTCTATTGAGGAAAAGAAAAAGCTCATTGGGAAGCTGGAGCAGGATGTTCAGAAAGACACGGACACGGAGCAGAAGCTAACTGAACAGCTCGACTACATGGAAAACTACTGGGAAGAACTGGAGAGTGACTATGAACGCAGGGAGAAAGCAATTGAGTGGATGAAGAATCTCCCGGCGGGTCGGGATGGTACGGTGGATTTCTTAAATGAAGTGACCGAAGAACACTGCAAGGCGTTCATCCTTTCTATCACCATCCATTCGCCGTTGAAGTTTACGGTCCACTGGTTCGACGACACCAAGACCGAGGTACAGATGGATTCCAATATTGAAGATTACCGCAATACCGCCAGCTACTACGACGGTCATACCATGCGAGATGGCAGCCAGCGGAAACGGTATGTGAAAAAATAA
- a CDS encoding recombinase family protein, producing the protein MTRQKVDVIPASVRSVQNGGQLKSQTNIRVAAYCRVSTGDESQQTSYTTQKAFYKDLITRKPGWIFAGIYADEAKSGTNREHREEFNRMMKDAMDGKLDYIVTKSISRFARNTIDSLTCTRELRQLKPPVGIYFEKENIDTLDAKGELILTILSALAQDESRSISDNIRWSIQKNFQAGIPHINLKRMLGYELGPNQQWVIVPEQAEIVRYIFDRFVKGQTANKIARELNQMEKFTVNGKKWSASTIMIVLRNEKYVGDLEMQKTITKDFLTHRSSINKGEAPRYYVKNHHVGIIDRVTWDKVQTMLFEKPRTDMTKGPGRKKIKTIKGSPFGNLRCGAILENGPDAGKPCSEGFFRVTYTGVANGYTDERSLKATGDDTGEYLEKYTYSYPVWRCKRKVGERDGEPPKNGTPDQKMYSRSKKGCMSDEEKEAADKRCPSELYHECALEQSFMELLYSMKRDYEQHGDASMIVTMFDNAYEQAVRLANNSSISVQRMATVENQIKEMEERLQDAISHQVAALREAALEQSAELNEALSNGEVTIDDIDLDIRSGLTPGSIGVSFYGTETEEGSEAQIYTELVNDLQEHLQTLRQEQQTIEQEQGVLAIMKKNFEYFIACLKELPDANASGMPLKVNGLDVQGSLMRDADGNTIEGRKYAITRGKLKVTPERIAEAPDMLHFEKGIYCAFIESGVLQGDVATYKTNFGVTLTSKGNRRTLTSFMGYKRSDLNGNVVFIDAPYKVYGFSVQYRRYLTTAAKREREEAV; encoded by the coding sequence ATGACAAGACAAAAAGTGGATGTGATTCCGGCCAGTGTGCGGTCGGTGCAGAACGGTGGGCAGTTGAAAAGCCAGACCAACATCCGTGTGGCGGCCTACTGCCGTGTTTCCACGGGAGATGAAAGCCAGCAGACTTCTTACACGACCCAGAAGGCATTTTATAAAGACCTCATTACTCGGAAGCCTGGTTGGATTTTTGCAGGCATTTATGCGGATGAGGCAAAGTCTGGTACCAACCGAGAGCATCGTGAGGAATTCAACCGCATGATGAAGGATGCGATGGATGGCAAGCTGGACTACATTGTTACGAAGTCCATTTCCCGATTCGCCCGAAACACCATTGATTCCCTGACCTGTACCCGTGAGCTTCGACAGCTGAAGCCGCCTGTGGGTATCTATTTCGAGAAGGAGAACATCGACACGCTGGATGCCAAAGGTGAGCTTATCCTGACAATTCTTTCTGCCCTGGCACAGGATGAGAGCCGTTCCATTTCGGACAACATCCGTTGGAGTATTCAGAAGAATTTCCAGGCAGGCATCCCGCATATCAATTTGAAACGGATGTTGGGGTATGAACTGGGACCTAACCAGCAGTGGGTTATTGTGCCGGAGCAGGCAGAGATCGTCCGGTACATTTTCGACCGCTTTGTGAAAGGGCAAACGGCGAATAAAATCGCACGGGAACTGAATCAGATGGAGAAGTTTACGGTCAATGGAAAGAAGTGGAGTGCAAGCACGATTATGATTGTACTGCGGAATGAGAAATATGTGGGCGACCTTGAGATGCAGAAGACCATCACCAAAGACTTCCTGACCCACCGTTCCAGTATCAACAAGGGTGAAGCACCCCGTTACTATGTAAAGAACCATCATGTCGGTATCATTGACCGCGTGACGTGGGATAAGGTACAGACGATGCTGTTCGAGAAGCCTAGGACGGACATGACCAAAGGTCCAGGCAGGAAGAAAATAAAGACGATCAAGGGTTCTCCTTTTGGGAATCTGCGCTGCGGTGCGATTCTGGAGAATGGACCGGATGCAGGAAAGCCCTGCAGTGAGGGATTCTTCCGAGTGACCTACACGGGTGTGGCAAACGGTTATACCGATGAGCGGAGCCTTAAAGCAACCGGGGATGATACCGGAGAGTATCTGGAAAAGTATACTTATTCCTACCCAGTCTGGCGGTGCAAGCGGAAAGTCGGAGAACGGGACGGTGAGCCGCCGAAAAATGGCACTCCCGATCAGAAAATGTACAGCCGAAGCAAGAAAGGCTGTATGTCGGATGAGGAAAAGGAAGCCGCGGACAAGCGTTGCCCATCAGAACTTTATCACGAGTGTGCATTGGAGCAGAGCTTTATGGAACTGCTCTACAGCATGAAGCGGGATTACGAACAGCACGGTGACGCTTCCATGATCGTGACCATGTTCGATAATGCCTATGAGCAGGCCGTCCGGCTGGCAAACAACAGCAGCATCTCGGTGCAGAGGATGGCAACGGTGGAGAATCAAATTAAAGAGATGGAAGAACGCTTGCAGGATGCTATCAGCCATCAGGTGGCGGCACTTCGGGAAGCCGCGCTGGAACAGAGTGCGGAACTGAATGAAGCTCTTTCCAACGGCGAGGTGACCATTGATGATATCGATTTGGACATCCGAAGCGGACTGACACCGGGCAGTATTGGAGTGAGCTTCTATGGGACAGAAACGGAGGAAGGCTCGGAAGCACAGATTTATACAGAACTTGTGAATGACCTGCAGGAACACTTGCAGACACTCCGGCAGGAACAGCAGACTATCGAGCAGGAGCAGGGCGTTCTAGCCATTATGAAAAAGAACTTTGAATACTTCATCGCCTGCCTGAAAGAACTGCCGGATGCCAATGCCAGCGGAATGCCGCTGAAAGTTAATGGGTTGGATGTGCAGGGAAGCCTGATGCGAGATGCCGATGGCAACACCATCGAAGGGCGGAAGTACGCCATCACCAGAGGAAAGCTCAAGGTGACGCCGGAGCGAATCGCAGAAGCACCGGATATGCTCCACTTTGAAAAGGGCATTTACTGCGCCTTTATCGAGAGCGGAGTTTTGCAGGGGGATGTGGCAACTTACAAGACGAACTTCGGTGTGACACTGACCTCAAAAGGCAACCGCAGGACGCTCACCAGCTTTATGGGCTATAAGCGGAGCGACCTGAACGGCAATGTGGTTTTTATTGACGCCCCTTACAAAGTGTATGGATTCAGCGTTCAGTATAGGCGGTATCTGACGACTGCAGCAAAGCGTGAGAGAGAAGAAGCAGTATGA
- a CDS encoding Rpn family recombination-promoting nuclease/putative transposase, giving the protein MGLIDGVTKDYIRDNTVFADAFNYFLYGGEAIIDPESLVEMDSTELAVPYYFDEKKGMQTESAQKYRDALKSTTVMYNDKATYMILGVENQTDINYAMPVKNIVYDVLQYGRQVTDLARKHKKEHPGKQSKEEFLSGIYKEDRLTPVITLVIHFGDSEWDGPMSLREMMATTDEKILSYVPDYKINLLEPARMTPEEMGKFQSTLREVFRFIKFSKDGEKLDEYLQSEERLKHLDVSAAKVIKVSTNSKFDIPEGAEVVDVCQAERELLKGAEDKGIDIGELRATVKYYKKGKISIEEAAQDLHMTVEEFTEKMNQIPAEAV; this is encoded by the coding sequence ATGGGCTTGATAGATGGCGTTACAAAGGACTATATACGAGATAATACCGTATTTGCAGATGCATTTAACTACTTCCTGTATGGTGGCGAAGCTATTATTGACCCAGAAAGTCTTGTTGAGATGGATTCAACGGAACTTGCAGTACCGTACTATTTCGATGAGAAAAAGGGAATGCAGACCGAATCAGCACAGAAATACAGGGATGCACTAAAATCTACAACGGTCATGTATAACGATAAAGCAACATATATGATTTTGGGTGTAGAGAACCAGACCGATATCAACTATGCGATGCCGGTGAAGAACATTGTGTATGATGTACTTCAGTACGGAAGGCAGGTAACGGATCTTGCAAGGAAACACAAAAAAGAGCATCCGGGAAAACAATCAAAAGAGGAGTTTTTATCTGGTATATATAAAGAAGACAGATTAACACCGGTGATCACGTTGGTAATTCATTTCGGTGATAGCGAGTGGGATGGGCCGATGTCTTTAAGAGAGATGATGGCTACAACCGATGAGAAAATTCTTTCCTATGTGCCAGATTATAAAATCAACCTGCTTGAACCAGCGCGAATGACCCCAGAGGAGATGGGAAAGTTCCAATCTACGCTGAGAGAGGTCTTCAGATTTATCAAATTCTCTAAGGATGGCGAAAAGTTAGATGAATACCTGCAATCTGAGGAGCGTTTGAAGCATCTCGATGTTAGCGCAGCAAAGGTGATTAAGGTAAGCACAAATTCTAAATTTGACATTCCAGAAGGAGCGGAGGTGGTTGATGTGTGCCAGGCAGAACGAGAATTGCTTAAGGGAGCAGAGGACAAGGGCATTGACATTGGTGAACTTAGAGCGACAGTGAAGTATTATAAGAAGGGCAAGATTTCCATTGAGGAAGCGGCTCAGGATTTGCACATGACTGTGGAAGAGTTCACAGAAAAAATGAACCAAATTCCGGCAGAGGCAGTATAA